Below is a window of Acidobacteriota bacterium DNA.
GAGGCGCCGGCAGTGAGCGGCAAAGGGGTGGAGGTCTCGGCGGAGGCGCCGGCAGTGAGCGGCGAAGGGGCGGGGGCCTCGGCGGAAGAACCGGCGGCAACCACGGATGGGGCGGCAATCCCGCCGGAGCTTCTGGCGGCGGCGGAAGCGGCGGGAATCCCCCCGGAGGTGCTGGCGGCGGCCGTGGCGGAGGCGGCGCGGGCGCAGGCACGGGCGTCGTGGTTGGCCCCGCTGAACGCCGCGGACGGCCGCAAGGGGGTCTTCGCCACGGTGACGGCGGCGGAGTACTACCGGGTGCTGGACGCCGTGGGCCGCGTGGTGCGCCCGGACAAGGCGGGGGCGATCCCGGCGGACCTGGCGCCGATCCTGGAGCGGCTGTCACTGGACGCGTCGGAGTGGCTGGCGTCGGTGCGCTGCTACGAGCGCCGCTTCCGCCGGGTGGTGGGCTGCGCCGGCCGCCTCGCGGGGTTGGCCCGCGCCGCCGGCCTCCGATGGTTCCAGGGCGTCGCCGCCTGCCGCAAACTCTTCCTCCCCGCCCGGACCTAGACCTCGCTCGAAGCGGTGTGGTAACATCCAGGCCGGGTTGCCCGCAAACGGGGAAACCCCGGCAGCAGTTGGGAGAGTTAAAATGAAGATCCCGGCACCCAAGGAGAATGCGGGGGAGGAGAAGCGCCCTGAAGACACTACCGGCCCGCGAGAAGAATCACCGGAGCTCTGCGGACCTGACGAAATGCTAACAGGTTCTTCTCCGTACAGCAGCCCGGTCAGCATTGTCGTTGACCGCCGGGAAGGACGGGGCGGAGTCTTTGAAGCCTTTCTCCGCATGGGGGGCATCGACGTGTCTTTCGGCACACTCGTCACCGGCGATTACAGAATCGACAACCGGTTCCTGGTGGAGCGGAAAACCCTTCCCGACCTGGTTCAATCCATTCTCGACGGACGCCTGTTCAGGCAGGCGAAAAATCTTGCCAATCACGAGATGCGGGGCGTAATCATCCTGGAAGGACATGCGAGCGATCTCGAGGGACGCTTGATCCGCCGGGAATCCATTCAGGGAGCGATGATCGCCGTTACGGTCCTCCTTGGCGTGCCCGTTTTGCGCTCCCGCGATCCCGAAGAGACAGCCCGGCTGATGCTCATGATGGCCCACCAGGCGGATCGCACCGTCTCGGGAGGGGTGCTTCGCCACGGTCGCCGCCCGCACCGCCACCGGGCACTGCAGCTTCACCTGCTCCAGGGTCTCCCGGGGATCGGCCCCGGCAAGGCACGCGGTCTCCTCGAGGTTTTCGGCAGCGTGGAGGCCATTGTCCGGGCAGATGCAGACGCCCTCGCTCGGAGCCCCGGGATCGGCAGGACTCTCGCCCGTCGCATCCGCTGGGCACTCGGCCCACCCGCTCCTTTCCCACGCCCTCTCCCCGGAGAAAGCCCACGAAAGCGAAGAAAACCACTCTGAAAGGGTTCGGCCCCAAGTCAATCCCCAAGCCCGGCGCTCGTAGGGCGAAGTCCCAGGGATGGGCCTCCCTGGGCTGGCCACCCGGGATGGGATTAAGGACACTCATTCCATGCCCAGAAGTGAGTGTCCTCTCCTGAACTCGGACACCCACTCATTCTTGTAGATTGGGTGTCCTGAATCGATCTGGAATTCCAACCGCTTGCTTACGCGCGCGGCTCCGTTGATTCAGCCAGGCTCAGGCCGATGCGCTTTCGTTCCCGGTCCACCGAGACCACCTTTACCGAGACCCGCTGACCGACCGAGCAGACGTCGTAGGGGCTGCGGACATTTCGCTTCCCCATCCGGGAGAGGTGGACCAGGCCGTCCTGGTGCACGCCGATGTCCACGAAAGCCCCGAAGTTGGTGACGTTGGTGACGATGCCGGGGAGGACCATCCCTTCCTTGAGGTCCTCGAGACCCTTGAGGTCGGGGTCGAAGTCGAAGCCGGTGATCTCGCCGCGGGGGTCCCGGCCGGGCTTGCGCAGCTCTTCCAGGATGTCCCATAAGGTTGGAAGGCCGACTTCCTCTGATTGGTAATTCTGGATCTGTATGCGCGCAATAATCTCTTCGTTTCCAAAGAGCCATCTAACTGACTCGCCAAGATCAGCGGCCATGCACTCGACAAGTTCATAGCGCTCCGGGTGAACGGCGGAACCGTCCAGGGGGTTTTCCGCGTCCCGGATGCGAAGGAACCCCGCCGCCTGCTGGAAGGTCTTTTCCCCGAACCGGGGGATCTCCAGCAGTTCCTGGCGGGAGCGGAACGGCCCGCTCTGGTTTCGGCGCTCCACGATGTTCCGGGCCAGGGTGGGAGTGATCCCCGAAACGTACTCGAGAAGGGACGCCGAAGCACTGTTGAGCTCCACCCCGACGCGGTTCACCACGAACTGGACGACCTCTTCCAGTTTGTTCTGGAGTTTCTTCTGGTTGACGTCGTGCTGGTACTGGCCCACCCCGATGGATTTCGGGGTGATCTTGACCAGCTCGGCCAACGGGTCCTGGAAACGGCGGGCGATGGAAATCGCACCCCGGATGGTGATGTCCAGGTTCGGGAACTCCTCCCGGGCCACTTCGGAGGCCGAGTAGACCGACGCCCCCGACTCGTTGACCACGTGGACCCGGACCAGGGAGGACAGTTCGGCATTGGACAGCATGGTCTTCACGAACTGGGCGGTCTCCCGGGACCCTGTCCCGTTCCCGATGGCGATGACGCGGACGTCGTACTTCTTGATGAGGGGCAAAAGAACGCCCTCGCTCTCGGCGGTCTTGAAGTGAGGCTCTACCGGGTAGACGGTCGCGTCCTCGTGAAAGCGGCCGGTCCCGTCCACCACCGCCACCTTGCAGCCCGTTCGGAAGCCGGGGTCGACACCCAGCACCACCTGCTGGCCGCCGGGCGGAAGGAGGAGGAGTTGGCGGAGGTTCTTCTCGAAAACAAGGATGGCTTCGTCGTCCGCTTTCGCCTTGCTCTCCATCATCAGTTCCACGGCGATGGAGGGGAGCAGAAGCCGCCGGTAGCCGTCGGCAAGGGCCTCCGCCATCAGGGGGGCGAAAAAAGACTGCGGGTACTTCACCCAGTGCCGCTTGAGGATGTCCAGGACCCGCTCGTCGGGCCCCATCAGGTTCAGGGAAAGGACTTCCTCCTTCTCACCCCGGCGCATGGCCAGGAAGCGGTGGGAGGGAACGTTCCGGAGCGGTTCCGCGTGCTCGTAGTAGTCCATGAATTTCGAGGATTTCCCCGCCCAGTCCTCCCTCGCTTTGGCCACGAGTCGCCCTTCGTCGGCGTAGACCTTCCGGACGAATTTCCGGAAGTCGGCGATTTCGGACACTTCCTCCGCCAGGATATCCGAGGCCCCCTGCAAAGCCTCCTCGATGTTCGACACCCCTTTCTCGGGGTCGAGGTAGGGCATGCAGACGGCCGCGATGTCGGCGTCGGGGGATGTGTAGGCCCGGATGAGAGCCGCGAGGGGCTCGAGGCCCTTCTCCCGGGCGATGGTGGCCCGGGTGCGCCGCTTGGGGCGATAAGGGAGGTAAATGTCCTCGAGGTCCTGCTTTTTCAGGCAGGCCGCGATCCGGTTTCGCAGGTCGTCGGTGAGCTTGCCCGCTTTTTCGATGGTTTCGAGGACGAGGACTTTCCGGTCTTCCAGTT
It encodes the following:
- a CDS encoding RNA-binding transcriptional accessory protein; translated protein: MNPRIVDIMLSEFNLKKFQVENTVLLLEEGSTIPFIARYRKEQTGELDEVQIQGIRDRYLYLSELEDRKVLVLETIEKAGKLTDDLRNRIAACLKKQDLEDIYLPYRPKRRTRATIAREKGLEPLAALIRAYTSPDADIAAVCMPYLDPEKGVSNIEEALQGASDILAEEVSEIADFRKFVRKVYADEGRLVAKAREDWAGKSSKFMDYYEHAEPLRNVPSHRFLAMRRGEKEEVLSLNLMGPDERVLDILKRHWVKYPQSFFAPLMAEALADGYRRLLLPSIAVELMMESKAKADDEAILVFEKNLRQLLLLPPGGQQVVLGVDPGFRTGCKVAVVDGTGRFHEDATVYPVEPHFKTAESEGVLLPLIKKYDVRVIAIGNGTGSRETAQFVKTMLSNAELSSLVRVHVVNESGASVYSASEVAREEFPNLDITIRGAISIARRFQDPLAELVKITPKSIGVGQYQHDVNQKKLQNKLEEVVQFVVNRVGVELNSASASLLEYVSGITPTLARNIVERRNQSGPFRSRQELLEIPRFGEKTFQQAAGFLRIRDAENPLDGSAVHPERYELVECMAADLGESVRWLFGNEEIIARIQIQNYQSEEVGLPTLWDILEELRKPGRDPRGEITGFDFDPDLKGLEDLKEGMVLPGIVTNVTNFGAFVDIGVHQDGLVHLSRMGKRNVRSPYDVCSVGQRVSVKVVSVDRERKRIGLSLAESTEPRA
- a CDS encoding nuclease; this translates as MLTGSSPYSSPVSIVVDRREGRGGVFEAFLRMGGIDVSFGTLVTGDYRIDNRFLVERKTLPDLVQSILDGRLFRQAKNLANHEMRGVIILEGHASDLEGRLIRRESIQGAMIAVTVLLGVPVLRSRDPEETARLMLMMAHQADRTVSGGVLRHGRRPHRHRALQLHLLQGLPGIGPGKARGLLEVFGSVEAIVRADADALARSPGIGRTLARRIRWALGPPAPFPRPLPGESPRKRRKPL